A region of Arabidopsis thaliana chromosome 5, partial sequence DNA encodes the following proteins:
- a CDS encoding Transducin/WD40 repeat-like superfamily protein (Transducin/WD40 repeat-like superfamily protein; CONTAINS InterPro DOMAIN/s: WD40 repeat 2 (InterPro:IPR019782), WD40 repeat, conserved site (InterPro:IPR019775), WD40 repeat (InterPro:IPR001680), G-protein beta WD-40 repeat, region (InterPro:IPR020472), WD40 repeat-like-containing domain (InterPro:IPR011046), WD40-repeat-containing domain (InterPro:IPR017986), WD40/YVTN repeat-like-containing domain (InterPro:IPR015943), WD40 repeat, subgroup (InterPro:IPR019781); BEST Arabidopsis thaliana protein match is: Transducin/WD40 repeat-like superfamily protein (TAIR:AT4G02730.1); Has 30201 Blast hits to 17322 proteins in 780 species: Archae - 12; Bacteria - 1396; Metazoa - 17338; Fungi - 3422; Plants - 5037; Viruses - 0; Other Eukaryotes - 2996 (source: NCBI BLink).), whose translation MSATELPTKEAHILKGHEGAVLAARFNGDGNYALTCGKDRTIRLWNPHRGILIKTYKSHGREVRDVHVTSDNAKFCSCGGDRQVYYWDVSTGRVIRKFRGHDGEVNAVKFNDSSSVVVSAGFDRSLRVWDCRSHSVEPVQIIDTFLDTVMSVVLTKTEIIGGSVDGTVRTFDMRIGREMSDNLGQPVNCISISNDGNCVLAGCLDSTLRLLDRTTGELLQVYKGHISKSFKTDCCLTNSDAHVIGGSEDGLVFFWDLVDAKVLSKFRAHDLVVTSVSYHPKEDCMLTSSVDGTIRVWKK comes from the exons ATGAGCGCGACGGAGCTGCCGACGAAGGAGGCACACATACTTAAAGGCCACGAGGGGGCGGTTTTAGCGGCGAGGTTTAACGGTGACGGAAACTACGCTCTCACCTGTGGCAAGGATCGAACTATCCGCCTCTGGAACCCGCACCGTGGAATCTTAATCAAGACCTACAAATCTCATGGCCGCGAAGTCCGCGACGTTCATGTTACTTC AGACAATGCCAAATTTTGCTCATGTGGTGGTGATCGGCAAGTTTACTACTGGGATGTTTCAACTGGACGTGTAATCCGTAAATTCCGTGGTCATGATGGAGAG GTCAATGCAGTGAAGTTCAATGATTCGTCGTCTGTGGTTGTATCAGCTGGGTTCGATCGTTCGCTACGTGTATGGGACTGCAGATCTCACAGTGTTGAGCCAGTACAG atCATTGATACATTTTTGGATACAGTCATGTCTGTTGTTTTAACAAAGACTGAGATTATTGGTGGTAGTGTCGATGGAACAGTTCGCACATTTGACATGCGTATCGGTAG GGAGATGTCAGATAACCTAGGCCAACCGGTTAACTGTATATCGATATCAAATGATGGAAACTGCGTTTTAGCTGGTTGCTTGGATTCTACTCTGCGTCTACTTGACAG GACCACAGGAGAGCTACTCCAAGTCTATAAAGGTCATATTTCCAAG TCATTTAAAACGGATTGTTGCCTCACGAATTCGGATGCACATGTGATTGGAGGATCAGAGGATGgattggttttcttttggGATTTGGTAGATGCAAAAGTGCTATCGAAATTTAGAGCTCACGATTTAGTG GTGACAAGCGTGAGTTACCACCCGAAGGAAGACTGTATGTTGACTTCTTCGGTCGATGGTACAATTCGTGTCtggaaaaaatga
- the EC1.5 gene encoding Egg cell-secreted-like protein (DUF1278) (Protein of unknown function (DUF1278); FUNCTIONS IN: molecular_function unknown; INVOLVED IN: biological_process unknown; LOCATED IN: endomembrane system; EXPRESSED IN: embryo; EXPRESSED DURING: C globular stage; CONTAINS InterPro DOMAIN/s: Protein of unknown function DUF1278 (InterPro:IPR010701); BEST Arabidopsis thaliana protein match is: Protein of unknown function (DUF1278) (TAIR:AT2G21740.1); Has 30201 Blast hits to 17322 proteins in 780 species: Archae - 12; Bacteria - 1396; Metazoa - 17338; Fungi - 3422; Plants - 5037; Viruses - 0; Other Eukaryotes - 2996 (source: NCBI BLink).), with protein MATKSTSKPLLLSFLMMSYLISTFHVITVAEGRTLQFTKMATDHSGAGNLMDCWNAGLELKSCTDEIVKFFLSQTGTSEPPVKGGIDKDCCGAIGLVVKDCWSVMFTSLGLTTMEGNNLREYCEFQAEKSELSPSPAPETLALSPVEITYPGLDY; from the coding sequence ATGGCTACTAAATCTACTTCGAAGCCTCTTCTGCTCTCATTTCTAATGATGTCATATCTCATATCGACCTTTCATGTCATCACTGTCGCCGAGGGAAGGACTCTCCAGTTCACGAAGATGGCTACGGATCATTCCGGCGCCGGAAACTTGATGGACTGTTGGAACGCGGGGTTGGAGCTTAAGTCATGCACCGATGAGATTGTCAAGTTTTTCCTTAGTCAAACCGGTACGAGTGAACCGCCGGTTAAAGGTGGAATTGACAAAGATTGTTGTGGAGCCATTGGGTTGGTTGTGAAAGATTGTTGGTCCGTTATGTTTACTTCTTTAGGGCTTACGACTATGGAAGGGAATAACTTGAGAGAGTATTGTGAGTTTCAAGCTGAGAAGTCGGAATTATCTCCTTCACCGGCGCCGGAAACTTTGGCTTTGTCTCCGGTTGAGATAACGTATCCCGGACTTGATTATTGA
- a CDS encoding Putative endonuclease or glycosyl hydrolase (Putative endonuclease or glycosyl hydrolase; BEST Arabidopsis thaliana protein match is: Putative endonuclease or glycosyl hydrolase (TAIR:AT5G09840.1); Has 35333 Blast hits to 34131 proteins in 2444 species: Archae - 798; Bacteria - 22429; Metazoa - 974; Fungi - 991; Plants - 531; Viruses - 0; Other Eukaryotes - 9610 (source: NCBI BLink).): MRFALGGKNSTDRSLITEIMCWVSQNPPPAHLFLISSDSDFANVLHRLRMRNYNILLACYEETTLGVLCSAASIMWDWDALVRGQNPTAKHFNQPPDGPYHSWYGHYTTPLLDPFATSTNNKQISSTSVKTVELLELGSSKSRRPIPNKVVKQIGLILRWYPKGAAITELREQLRKRKVLLDRDFYGYKSFSRFLLSMRNILQVVPLGDGMFSIHAVTQGMDNKALLPKVSCENHAVVSVEKMCQNMKQNDKDVKEESHQLQESSQEFVQVMKLMDVKAKEEPVKANQLAITAVDDVSSFEEKDGFLKKLNRLLFGSPEMELEHLQERKHISGNGVLGEGKVVDKDLESQIASSTSSESAEEVKVDNAVGNGKSKSPGLTCRLLKRFKFSWGRYTELSNAAATGPQVDDVFVKDSFWNDVESFINSPRGFVAVSHSRSRETMAKNLKEEGPSSLKPLDVPKMLDLISMLISEKKWIQENPSDALPFRVTRFTEESSCRSNPRTTDGLRAIFVNMSESLCDGANGDKNSTNVGMSQKPKERSRSKVIADCHKLIKKITEENAGGYSITKFKKAFLEKFGYRLEYRKFGFSKLQSLIEMMPEARIESGHIVTSSTPVPCESDSSFEDLGPVSKKIHENESSVSEGEDYDSEMEEKASSKQSGGERKKKEDETESDLLQILGSWDTDKKPAKTFGEDKLVEGILMSLRKKPSGDSRIQD; the protein is encoded by the exons atgcGATTTGCACTAGGTGGGAAGAACAGTACGGATAGATCTTTGATAACAGAAATAATGTGTTGGGTTTCACAGAATCCACCTCCAGCTCATCTCTTCCTTATCTCTAGTGATAGCGATTTCGCGAATGTGCTACATAGATTGAGGATGAGGAATTACAACATTTTGCTCGCGTGCTACGAAGAAACGACGCTTGGTGTATTGTGCAGTGCTGCTTCGATTATGTGGGATTGGGATGCTTTAGTTAGAGGGCAAAATCCAACTGCTAAACATTTTAATCAGCCACCTGATGGTCCTTATCATTCTTGGTATGGTCACTATACAACTCCTCTTCTTGACCCATTTGCCACATCTACCAATAATAAGCAGATATCTTCTACTAGTGTCAAAACCGTAGAGTTGCTCGAATTGGGTTCTTCTAAGTCTCGTCGTCCTATTCCGAATAAAGTTGTTAAGCAGATTGGTTTGATATTGAGGTGGTATCCTAAGGGAGCAGCCATTACAGAACTCCGTGAGCAGCTGCGAAAGAGGAAAGTACTGTTAGATAGAGACTTTTACGGATATAAGAGTTTTTCGAGGTTTCTGTTATCTATGCGGAATATCTTACAGGTTGTTCCTCTGGGAGATGGTATGTTTTCTATTCATGCTGTTACCCAGGGAATGGATAATAAAGCCTTATTGCCAAAAGTAAGTTGCGAGAATCATGCAGTTGTTAGTGTGGAAAAGATGTGTCAGAATATGAAACAGAATGATAAAGATGTCAAAGAGGAATCTCATCAATTACAAGAGAGTTCTCAAGAGTTTGTTCAGGTAATGAAGCTGATGGATGTTAAGGCAAAAGAGGAACCAGTTAAAGCAAATCAGCTAGCTATAACTGCTGTTGatgatgtttcttctttcgAGGAAAAAGACGGATTTCTTAAGAAGCTAAATAGACTATTGTTTGGTTCACCTGAAATGGAATTAGAGCATCTCCAAGAAAGGAAACATATTTCCGGAAATGGAGTTCTTGGTGAAGGAAAAGTGGTGGATAAGGACTTAGAATCTCAAATTGCATCTTCTACCTCTAGTGAATCTGCTGAGGAGGTAAAAGTAGACAATGCAGTAGGCAACGGGAAATCTAAGAGTCCAGGGCTTACATGTCGACTTCTGAAGAGATTCAAGTTTTCTTGGGGAAGATATACAGAGCTTAGCAATGCAGCAGCAACCGGACCTCAAGTTGATGAcgtttttgttaaagattctTTTTGGAATGATGTTGAATCTTTCATTAATTCTCCAAGAGGCTTCGTCGCTGTTTCTCACTCAAGATCAAG AGAAACAATGGCTAAGAATCTTAAGGAAGAAGGACCTTCATCACTCAAACCGCTCGATGTACCAAAAATGCTTGATTTAATATCTATGTTAATATCAGAGAAGAAATGGATCCAAGAGAATCCTTCGGATGCTCTACCTTTTAGAGTAACTCGGTTCACTGAGGAAAGCTCTTGTCGTAGCAACCCTCGCACCACGGATGGATTGAGAGCGATATTTGTGAATATGTCAGAATCGCTGTGTGACGGAGCAAATGGTGATAAAAATTCCACCAACGTTGGTATGAGCCAGAAACCTAAAGAAAGATCGAGAAGCAAGGTAATTGCGGATTGTCATAAGCTGATAAAGAAGATAACAGAGGAAAACGCTGGAGGTTATAGCATAACTAAATTCAAGAAAGCCTTTTTGGAGAAATTTGGATACCGTTTAGAATATCGTAAATTCGGTTTTTCGAAACTGCAGTCTTTGATAGAAATGATGCCCGAGGCTAGGATTGAATCAGGGCACATTGTTACTTCGTCAACCCCGGTTCCATGTGAATCTGATTCATCATTCGAAGATCTCGGTCCAGTTTCCAAAAAGATTCATGAGAATGAGTCATCTGTTTCAGAGGGAGAAGATTATGACTCAGAGATGGAGGAAAAAGCTTCTTCAAAACAGAGCGGTGgggaaaggaagaagaaagaagatgaaacagagagTGATTTACTTCAAATTCTGGGTTCTTGGGACACTGATAAGAAGCCTGCAAAAACTTTTGGTGAAGATAAGCTTGTTGAGGGAATATTGATGAGCTTGAGGAAGAAACCATCAGGTGACTCTAGGATTCAAGATTGA
- a CDS encoding Putative endonuclease or glycosyl hydrolase (Putative endonuclease or glycosyl hydrolase; BEST Arabidopsis thaliana protein match is: Putative endonuclease or glycosyl hydrolase (TAIR:AT5G09840.1); Has 1807 Blast hits to 1807 proteins in 277 species: Archae - 0; Bacteria - 0; Metazoa - 736; Fungi - 347; Plants - 385; Viruses - 0; Other Eukaryotes - 339 (source: NCBI BLink).), protein MQFGSSKTLFFRVAGFSSTSVFKPRRAISVPVGNFSSSSSISAHYTSLKRSQYEEDSRSVRVPVWWDFENCHLPSGANVFKLAQTITSAVRICGIKGPITITAYGDMIQLSRTNQEALFATGINLTHVPQGGKNSTDRSLITEIMCWVSQNPPPAHLFLISSDSDFANVLHRLRMRNYNILLACYEETTLGVLCSAASIMWDWDALVRGQNPTAKHFNQPPDGPYHSWYGHYTTPLLDPFATSTNNKQISSTSVKTVELLELGSSKSRRPIPNKVVKQIGLILRWYPKGAAITELREQLRKRKVLLDRDFYGYKSFSRFLLSMRNILQVVPLGDGMFSIHAVTQGMDNKALLPKVSCENHAVVSVEKMCQNMKQNDKDVKEESHQLQESSQEFVQVMKLMDVKAKEEPVKANQLAITAVDDVSSFEEKDGFLKKLNRLLFGSPEMELEHLQERKHISGNGVLGEGKVVDKDLESQIASSTSSESAEEVKVDNAVGNGKSKSPGLTCRLLKRFKFSWGRYTELSNAAATGPQVDDVFVKDSFWNDVESFINSPRGFVAVSHSRSRETMAKNLKEEGPSSLKPLDVPKMLDLISMLISEKKWIQENPSDALPFRVTRFTEESSCRSNPRTTDGLRAIFVNMSESLCDGANGDKNSTNVGMSQKPKERSRSKVIADCHKLIKKITEENAGGYSITKFKKAFLEKFGYRLEYRKFGFSKLQSLIEMMPEARIESGHIVTSSTPVPCESDSSFEDLGPVSKKIHENESSVSEGEDYDSEMEEKASSKQSGGERKKKEDETESDLLQILGSWDTDKKPAKTFGEDKLVEGILMSLRKKPSGDSRIQD, encoded by the exons ATGCAATTCGGATCTTCCAAAACCCTCTTCTTCCGCGTCGCCGGTTTCTCTTCCACCTCCGTCTTCAAGCCGCGTCGCGCGATCTCTGTTCCGGTCggaaatttttcttcttctagctcGATTTCCGCTCACTACACTTCTTTGAAGCGTTCTCAATACGAGGAAGATTCACGGAGTGTTAGGGTCCCTGTATGGTGGGATTTTGAGAACTGCCATTTGCCGTCGGGTGCAAATGTCTTCAAATTGGCTCAAACCATCACATCCGCCGTTAGAATCTGTGGAATCAAAGGACCCATCACCATCACTGCCTACGGAGACATGATCCAGCTCTCCAGAACTAACCAAGAAGCTCTCTTCGCTACTGGAATCAATCTCACCCATGTCCCTCAAG GTGGGAAGAACAGTACGGATAGATCTTTGATAACAGAAATAATGTGTTGGGTTTCACAGAATCCACCTCCAGCTCATCTCTTCCTTATCTCTAGTGATAGCGATTTCGCGAATGTGCTACATAGATTGAGGATGAGGAATTACAACATTTTGCTCGCGTGCTACGAAGAAACGACGCTTGGTGTATTGTGCAGTGCTGCTTCGATTATGTGGGATTGGGATGCTTTAGTTAGAGGGCAAAATCCAACTGCTAAACATTTTAATCAGCCACCTGATGGTCCTTATCATTCTTGGTATGGTCACTATACAACTCCTCTTCTTGACCCATTTGCCACATCTACCAATAATAAGCAGATATCTTCTACTAGTGTCAAAACCGTAGAGTTGCTCGAATTGGGTTCTTCTAAGTCTCGTCGTCCTATTCCGAATAAAGTTGTTAAGCAGATTGGTTTGATATTGAGGTGGTATCCTAAGGGAGCAGCCATTACAGAACTCCGTGAGCAGCTGCGAAAGAGGAAAGTACTGTTAGATAGAGACTTTTACGGATATAAGAGTTTTTCGAGGTTTCTGTTATCTATGCGGAATATCTTACAGGTTGTTCCTCTGGGAGATGGTATGTTTTCTATTCATGCTGTTACCCAGGGAATGGATAATAAAGCCTTATTGCCAAAAGTAAGTTGCGAGAATCATGCAGTTGTTAGTGTGGAAAAGATGTGTCAGAATATGAAACAGAATGATAAAGATGTCAAAGAGGAATCTCATCAATTACAAGAGAGTTCTCAAGAGTTTGTTCAGGTAATGAAGCTGATGGATGTTAAGGCAAAAGAGGAACCAGTTAAAGCAAATCAGCTAGCTATAACTGCTGTTGatgatgtttcttctttcgAGGAAAAAGACGGATTTCTTAAGAAGCTAAATAGACTATTGTTTGGTTCACCTGAAATGGAATTAGAGCATCTCCAAGAAAGGAAACATATTTCCGGAAATGGAGTTCTTGGTGAAGGAAAAGTGGTGGATAAGGACTTAGAATCTCAAATTGCATCTTCTACCTCTAGTGAATCTGCTGAGGAGGTAAAAGTAGACAATGCAGTAGGCAACGGGAAATCTAAGAGTCCAGGGCTTACATGTCGACTTCTGAAGAGATTCAAGTTTTCTTGGGGAAGATATACAGAGCTTAGCAATGCAGCAGCAACCGGACCTCAAGTTGATGAcgtttttgttaaagattctTTTTGGAATGATGTTGAATCTTTCATTAATTCTCCAAGAGGCTTCGTCGCTGTTTCTCACTCAAGATCAAG AGAAACAATGGCTAAGAATCTTAAGGAAGAAGGACCTTCATCACTCAAACCGCTCGATGTACCAAAAATGCTTGATTTAATATCTATGTTAATATCAGAGAAGAAATGGATCCAAGAGAATCCTTCGGATGCTCTACCTTTTAGAGTAACTCGGTTCACTGAGGAAAGCTCTTGTCGTAGCAACCCTCGCACCACGGATGGATTGAGAGCGATATTTGTGAATATGTCAGAATCGCTGTGTGACGGAGCAAATGGTGATAAAAATTCCACCAACGTTGGTATGAGCCAGAAACCTAAAGAAAGATCGAGAAGCAAGGTAATTGCGGATTGTCATAAGCTGATAAAGAAGATAACAGAGGAAAACGCTGGAGGTTATAGCATAACTAAATTCAAGAAAGCCTTTTTGGAGAAATTTGGATACCGTTTAGAATATCGTAAATTCGGTTTTTCGAAACTGCAGTCTTTGATAGAAATGATGCCCGAGGCTAGGATTGAATCAGGGCACATTGTTACTTCGTCAACCCCGGTTCCATGTGAATCTGATTCATCATTCGAAGATCTCGGTCCAGTTTCCAAAAAGATTCATGAGAATGAGTCATCTGTTTCAGAGGGAGAAGATTATGACTCAGAGATGGAGGAAAAAGCTTCTTCAAAACAGAGCGGTGgggaaaggaagaagaaagaagatgaaacagagagTGATTTACTTCAAATTCTGGGTTCTTGGGACACTGATAAGAAGCCTGCAAAAACTTTTGGTGAAGATAAGCTTGTTGAGGGAATATTGATGAGCTTGAGGAAGAAACCATCAGGTGACTCTAGGATTCAAGATTGA